Proteins encoded within one genomic window of Sulfurovum sp. XGS-02:
- a CDS encoding DUF4931 domain-containing protein — protein sequence MSDIRHDRVHGSHVIIAPERLHRPHCYGVEEKGEITREEHCPFCEGNESMTPPEIFSIREKDSLPNEKGWKTRVVPNLYKAVQIEAPYEHHYGFFERWEGFGAHELIIDTPEHHTSITQWSERAVVQWLQTLRARVSDLRKDERIAYISLFKNEGSEAGASQHHCHTQLIGLPIVPKLLRERYQRSFTYYKDKSCALLESEIEQEEASNERIVAKHGDFTAYCPYASAYPFEVIISSKKALGQIDTLHDEKIAEVAPLLLDILKNMKKQLGCFTFNLSISTPPLQVKDFEYDILTHRDEMCRFSIRIMPRLYHMAGFEVSTGIMINPVAPEHAAKLLRESKNG from the coding sequence ATGTCTGATATTAGACATGACCGTGTACATGGCTCACATGTGATCATCGCACCCGAGCGTTTGCACCGGCCCCACTGTTACGGTGTGGAAGAGAAGGGTGAGATCACCAGGGAGGAGCATTGTCCTTTTTGTGAAGGAAATGAGTCGATGACACCTCCTGAGATCTTTTCGATCAGAGAAAAAGATTCACTTCCAAATGAAAAGGGGTGGAAAACACGCGTGGTACCAAACCTCTATAAAGCAGTACAGATCGAAGCACCGTATGAACACCATTATGGATTTTTTGAGCGTTGGGAAGGCTTTGGTGCACATGAACTGATCATCGATACACCTGAACACCATACTTCCATCACACAGTGGAGTGAGCGTGCAGTGGTGCAGTGGTTACAAACCTTGCGGGCAAGAGTGTCTGATCTGCGAAAGGATGAACGTATTGCCTATATTTCACTCTTTAAAAACGAAGGGAGTGAGGCAGGAGCTTCGCAGCACCATTGTCATACACAACTCATTGGACTTCCTATCGTTCCGAAACTGCTAAGAGAGAGGTATCAGCGCAGCTTTACCTACTATAAGGATAAATCGTGTGCTTTGTTGGAGTCAGAGATCGAGCAAGAGGAAGCATCCAATGAACGTATCGTGGCTAAGCATGGTGACTTTACAGCCTACTGTCCTTATGCCAGTGCCTACCCTTTTGAAGTGATCATTAGTTCTAAAAAGGCTTTGGGACAGATAGATACCCTTCATGATGAGAAGATAGCAGAAGTCGCACCACTGCTACTTGATATACTAAAAAATATGAAAAAACAATTGGGTTGTTTTACTTTTAACCTCTCCATTAGTACACCGCCTTTACAGGTGAAAGATTTTGAATATGATATACTCACACATAGAGATGAGATGTGCCGCTTTTCGATCCGGATTATGCCACGTCTCTATCATATGGCCGGGTTTGAAGTGAGTACAGGCATCATGATAAACCCTGTTGCACCTGAACATGCAGCAAAGCTTTTAAGGGAGAGTAAGAATGGGTGA
- a CDS encoding alpha-amylase/4-alpha-glucanotransferase domain-containing protein, translating into MENKTKLLFGIHMHQPVDNFEWVIKHGVAVCYGPFFEVMSKYPEFRFAVHCSGWLMEQIKAFHPKLYKQISTLAENGSIEFFSAGYYEPILSVIPSEDRVTQINMLSDSIKSAFNQTPKGLWLTERVWESSLIPDLDRAGIQYTVMDDYHFQCAGFDEEILDGYYMSEEGGHEIGLFPISKKLRYAIPFLNVDAAIKAIKSYKREENAAAIIFDDAEKFGMWPGTYEWVYEKGWLEKFVQAVLADDEIETMHYGTYYEEESTRGIAYLPNVSYYEMGEWSLRADDTLKLEAFKEEMGHDRYEKEGVKFLKGGIWKNFLVKYEESNRLHKRMMELAKVRKEVDKSAFDTALYKSQTNDALWHGVFGGLYLPNLRDNAYHYIIEAENVRYKKKSALVTDQNELDGYDKVKAVTPKHIFRFDAAHGGQLVEFDSREACFNWQNTLTRRKEAYHQRLFETAPKEEVPMAEEGIDTIHHAAVEIDDDLRNEIIYDWYLKNSFIDHISDENFCLDNFKHCNFHEFGDFSNQSFELLVDKKSVLFTRDGGLYFPQKVPAKMEKRYIPHKHGFDFEISLSTVAEGDFKYILEHNFHFCDYESITINADPLLDQGSVLGADRLEIYDAKHNQNIVITLDQTCDIHYFQLKTLSQSEHGFDLSVQGISFAMVMPFSKDISITGRLEVKDV; encoded by the coding sequence ATGGAAAATAAAACAAAACTACTTTTTGGTATTCATATGCATCAACCCGTCGATAATTTCGAATGGGTGATCAAACATGGTGTGGCAGTCTGTTATGGTCCATTTTTTGAAGTGATGAGCAAATATCCGGAGTTTCGTTTTGCTGTCCACTGCAGCGGATGGCTCATGGAACAGATCAAGGCATTTCATCCCAAGCTCTATAAACAGATAAGCACATTGGCAGAGAATGGAAGTATAGAGTTCTTTTCTGCAGGGTATTATGAACCGATCCTCAGTGTAATACCTTCAGAAGACCGTGTGACTCAGATCAACATGCTGAGTGACTCCATTAAATCAGCTTTTAACCAGACACCCAAGGGGCTTTGGCTCACAGAACGTGTCTGGGAATCTTCTCTTATTCCTGACCTCGATCGTGCAGGTATCCAATACACGGTCATGGATGATTACCATTTTCAGTGTGCCGGTTTTGATGAAGAGATACTGGATGGGTATTATATGAGTGAAGAGGGAGGACACGAGATAGGTCTTTTCCCTATCAGCAAGAAGCTGCGGTATGCAATCCCTTTTTTGAATGTCGATGCCGCGATCAAAGCGATCAAATCATACAAACGTGAAGAGAACGCTGCAGCGATCATCTTTGATGATGCAGAGAAGTTCGGTATGTGGCCGGGTACCTATGAATGGGTCTATGAAAAAGGGTGGCTTGAAAAATTTGTACAGGCTGTGTTAGCCGATGATGAGATCGAGACGATGCATTATGGTACCTATTATGAGGAGGAGTCTACACGCGGTATCGCCTATCTGCCTAATGTCTCTTACTATGAGATGGGGGAGTGGAGCCTTCGTGCAGATGATACACTGAAACTCGAAGCCTTTAAAGAGGAGATGGGACATGACCGTTATGAGAAAGAGGGGGTGAAGTTTCTTAAAGGGGGTATCTGGAAAAACTTCCTGGTGAAGTATGAGGAGAGCAACCGTCTCCATAAACGTATGATGGAGCTTGCAAAAGTACGTAAAGAGGTAGACAAATCTGCCTTTGATACAGCGCTCTATAAATCACAAACCAATGATGCGTTGTGGCATGGGGTGTTTGGAGGACTCTATCTGCCAAACCTCAGAGACAATGCCTACCATTATATTATCGAGGCGGAGAATGTACGTTATAAGAAAAAAAGCGCGTTGGTGACCGATCAAAATGAACTCGACGGCTATGACAAGGTGAAAGCAGTGACACCAAAACACATTTTCCGCTTTGATGCGGCACATGGAGGCCAGTTGGTTGAATTTGACAGCCGTGAAGCCTGCTTTAACTGGCAGAACACTTTGACGCGTCGCAAAGAGGCCTATCATCAGCGTCTGTTCGAAACTGCACCAAAAGAGGAAGTCCCTATGGCAGAGGAGGGGATCGATACGATCCACCATGCCGCGGTTGAGATCGACGATGACTTGCGTAATGAGATCATTTATGACTGGTATCTTAAAAACTCTTTTATCGATCATATCTCCGATGAGAATTTCTGCCTGGATAATTTCAAGCATTGTAATTTTCATGAATTTGGTGATTTTTCCAATCAGTCTTTTGAACTCTTAGTAGATAAAAAGAGTGTGCTCTTCACCAGGGATGGGGGTTTATATTTCCCGCAAAAAGTACCGGCGAAGATGGAGAAGCGTTATATCCCGCATAAACACGGATTTGATTTTGAGATCAGCCTTTCTACGGTGGCAGAAGGAGATTTTAAGTACATACTTGAGCACAATTTTCACTTTTGTGATTATGAATCTATCACCATTAATGCTGATCCTTTACTTGACCAGGGAAGTGTGTTAGGTGCCGATAGACTTGAGATCTATGATGCAAAACATAACCAGAATATCGTGATCACTCTCGATCAGACCTGTGATATCCACTATTTTCAACTCAAAACACTCTCTCAAAGTGAACACGGGTTTGACCTCAGTGTACAGGGGATCAGTTTCGCTATGGTGATGCCGTTCAGTAAGGATATCTCCATCACTGGCAGACTGGAGGTAAAAGATGTCTGA
- a CDS encoding glycoside hydrolase: MQPSLNLCFFWHMHQPDYRDSDGVMSMPWVFLHAIKDYYEMPWLLSQYKGLKATFNITPPLIEQLNLYTEPLKNDYFLSLWEKDPSKLESDEREWLIKTCKSTQYETMIRPIEYLSLLYHRENLSDAELIDFEMLFMLAWCGNYLRRENSVVKTLFQKGKAFTQTDKAHLLQVLCDFVATILPFYAQLQEEGVISLSTTPYNHPILPLLLDMENAKRANAHTTLPDNPMSLREDAIEQVERSIALYKKTFGTAPTGFWPAEGAVDEESVAIYKSRGITWIATDEAILFRSLGEDTRANLYKPYVYNDVTIGFRDHGLSDLIGFTYRFKSGYDASEHFMHAVEHLRHTQKNATVFVILDGENAWEFFENNAYDFFTALYGKFMQTSWCNTVTMDEVSRLSGQGKLDRLAPGSWIHGNFDTWSGHNEKNRAWEMIYQTRRDVENHKGEIPDEVKEKVRFHFLASECSDWFWWYGDDHVTEFGLEFDKLFREHLITIYRLMHMQPPSDLFMPIISQKSTVSFLLKPHAHISPVIDGKHGTFFEWIGCGIVDETKLYSTMDRVRGPIDMIYYGHDDQHIFLALEGDLASLKMSHMKLEVIVEETGEHFNFNFSMDTPYEKDGIRFAMDERIELSISKTHFKEYSSVHLRLEILKGTEIIQTMPGYGALFIDMDETYVHNWFV; encoded by the coding sequence ATGCAACCCTCACTAAATCTCTGTTTTTTCTGGCATATGCACCAACCCGATTACAGAGATAGTGACGGAGTGATGAGCATGCCGTGGGTGTTCCTCCATGCGATAAAAGACTATTATGAAATGCCGTGGCTCTTAAGTCAATACAAAGGTCTAAAGGCGACTTTCAATATCACCCCGCCATTGATAGAACAACTCAATCTTTATACAGAGCCTTTGAAAAATGACTATTTTCTCTCTTTATGGGAAAAAGATCCTTCAAAGTTGGAGAGTGATGAAAGAGAGTGGCTCATTAAAACGTGTAAATCAACACAGTATGAGACAATGATCAGACCTATAGAGTATTTGAGTCTGCTTTACCATAGGGAAAATCTCAGTGATGCAGAGCTTATCGACTTTGAGATGCTTTTTATGCTCGCCTGGTGTGGGAATTATCTGCGTCGTGAAAACAGTGTGGTAAAAACACTGTTTCAAAAAGGCAAAGCGTTCACCCAAACAGACAAAGCGCACTTGCTTCAGGTATTGTGCGATTTTGTTGCAACTATTCTGCCTTTTTATGCCCAGTTGCAAGAAGAGGGAGTGATCTCACTTTCTACGACACCCTATAACCATCCTATATTGCCGCTGCTGTTGGATATGGAAAATGCAAAGCGCGCTAATGCACATACCACGTTGCCGGACAACCCGATGTCACTCAGGGAAGATGCCATTGAGCAGGTGGAACGCTCCATAGCACTCTATAAAAAGACCTTTGGTACTGCACCCACGGGATTTTGGCCCGCAGAGGGTGCAGTAGATGAAGAGAGTGTAGCCATTTACAAATCACGCGGGATCACATGGATAGCCACCGATGAGGCGATCCTGTTCAGGTCGCTTGGGGAGGATACACGTGCGAACCTCTATAAACCCTATGTCTATAATGATGTGACCATAGGGTTTCGTGACCATGGACTCAGTGACCTGATAGGATTTACCTATCGCTTTAAATCCGGATATGACGCTAGTGAACATTTTATGCATGCAGTAGAACACCTCAGACATACACAAAAGAATGCTACGGTATTTGTCATTTTAGACGGTGAAAATGCCTGGGAGTTTTTTGAAAACAATGCCTATGACTTTTTTACGGCACTCTATGGGAAATTTATGCAAACCTCCTGGTGCAATACGGTCACGATGGATGAAGTTTCACGCTTATCAGGACAGGGGAAACTGGACAGACTTGCACCGGGAAGCTGGATACATGGTAACTTTGATACCTGGTCGGGACACAATGAAAAGAATCGTGCATGGGAAATGATCTATCAGACACGGCGTGATGTGGAGAACCATAAGGGGGAGATCCCCGATGAGGTGAAAGAAAAAGTACGATTTCACTTCCTGGCTTCGGAGTGCAGTGACTGGTTCTGGTGGTATGGTGATGATCATGTCACAGAGTTCGGATTGGAATTTGATAAGCTCTTCAGGGAACATCTTATCACTATTTACCGCCTGATGCATATGCAGCCGCCTTCCGATCTTTTCATGCCGATCATTTCGCAGAAGAGTACCGTCTCTTTTTTGCTCAAACCGCATGCACACATATCACCGGTGATCGACGGAAAACACGGTACGTTTTTTGAATGGATCGGCTGCGGCATTGTGGATGAGACCAAGCTTTACTCTACCATGGACCGGGTACGCGGACCTATCGATATGATCTACTACGGTCATGATGATCAACATATTTTTCTGGCCTTGGAGGGGGATTTAGCATCTTTGAAAATGTCGCATATGAAACTGGAGGTCATCGTGGAAGAGACCGGGGAACATTTTAACTTCAATTTTTCCATGGATACCCCTTATGAAAAGGATGGTATACGTTTTGCCATGGATGAGCGTATAGAACTCTCTATTTCAAAAACACATTTTAAAGAGTACAGTAGCGTGCATCTTCGTTTGGAAATACTCAAGGGAACTGAGATCATACAGACGATGCCGGGTTATGGTGCACTTTTTATTGATATGGATGAAACGTATGTCCATAACTGGTTTGTATAA